The Candidatus Zixiibacteriota bacterium region CACGGCACCACCACCAAGAAACAGTCCCAGGAAACTACGGCGGCTTGTTTTCTTCTCTGTCACTATACCTCCGAAGTCGTTCGTCTACATCAGCGGACATGGTAAGAAGATGCGCCGTTTAAGTCAAACGGAAACGGTCTCCTATTCAATCAATCAGGACTGTTTTTATGTACCATTCTCAGAGAACGGCTATGGCGTCAATCTCAACCTGAACCCCTTTGGGCAGCCCGCGCACCGCCACTGTGGCCCGCGCCGGTGGCTTGTCGTCAAAATAGGAAGCGTAAACCTCGTTCACAGCGACAAAATCGGCCATATCCTGCAAGTAGATGGTAGTCTTCACCACGTCGGAAAAAGCCGCCCCGGCCGCCTTGAGAACAGCCTGCAAATTGGTCATGACCAGCTTGCACTGAGCAGTTACGTCACC contains the following coding sequences:
- a CDS encoding RidA family protein, with product MKEIITTDQAPAAIGPYSQAVKATGRSTIYCSGQIALVPGTSELLDGDVTAQCKLVMTNLQAVLKAAGAAFSDVVKTTIYLQDMADFVAVNEVYASYFDDKPPARATVAVRGLPKGVQVEIDAIAVL